In the Acidovorax sp. A79 genome, one interval contains:
- a CDS encoding ATP-binding protein — protein sequence MTRKLTQALQGLLPRSLRMRLLVFLLAAIVLAGAVQGALAYRGALAEADALFDYHMQQTALALRSGLPVDAQDLGPGLDPEDENHEFIVQVWTNEGLRIFESAVGAALPQIAVLGFTDVQARGGTYRVFSMQTRSQVIQVAQNMAARRDMARSLALRTLAPLAIMAPLLVLAVWWGVSRSLAPVERVRRQLAQRQADDLSPVSDAQLPDEVQPLVSELNLLFERVQRAFTAQQHFVADAAHELRSPLAALRLQLQGLQRAGDDVARAAAIERLSAGIDRATRLVEQLLTLARQEAGTAATDPVDLRAVAQLALADVAPAAQVRGMDVGLLDSDAATVPGNAEALRMLARNLLDNAIKYTPPGGRVDLQVRADNGHAVLTVEDSGPGIAPEHRERVMQRFVRETADGAPGSGLGLAIVQAIAQGHGATVQLGASPRLGGLLVTVRFGAGLLAATPLDAGAMG from the coding sequence ATGACCCGCAAGCTCACCCAGGCCCTCCAGGGGCTGCTTCCCCGATCCTTGCGCATGCGGCTGCTGGTGTTTCTGCTCGCGGCCATCGTGCTGGCCGGGGCGGTGCAGGGCGCGCTGGCCTACCGGGGCGCGCTGGCCGAGGCCGATGCGCTGTTCGATTACCACATGCAGCAGACCGCGCTGGCCCTGCGTTCGGGCCTGCCGGTGGATGCGCAGGACCTGGGGCCGGGCCTGGACCCCGAGGACGAGAACCACGAATTCATCGTGCAGGTGTGGACCAACGAGGGCCTGCGCATCTTTGAATCGGCCGTGGGCGCGGCCCTGCCGCAGATCGCCGTGCTGGGCTTCACCGACGTGCAGGCGCGCGGCGGCACCTACCGGGTGTTTTCGATGCAGACGCGCTCGCAGGTCATCCAGGTGGCGCAGAACATGGCCGCGCGGCGCGACATGGCCCGCAGCCTGGCGCTGCGCACGCTGGCGCCGCTGGCCATCATGGCGCCGCTGCTGGTGCTGGCCGTGTGGTGGGGCGTGAGCCGCTCGCTGGCCCCGGTGGAGCGTGTGCGCCGGCAGCTGGCCCAGCGGCAGGCCGACGACCTCTCGCCGGTGAGCGACGCGCAGCTGCCCGACGAAGTGCAGCCGCTGGTGAGCGAACTCAACCTGCTGTTCGAACGCGTGCAGCGCGCCTTCACCGCCCAGCAGCACTTTGTGGCCGATGCGGCGCACGAGCTGCGCTCGCCCCTGGCCGCGCTGCGCCTGCAGCTGCAGGGCCTGCAGCGCGCGGGCGACGATGTGGCGCGCGCCGCCGCCATCGAACGCCTGTCCGCCGGCATCGACCGTGCCACGCGCCTGGTGGAGCAACTGCTCACCCTCGCCCGGCAAGAGGCCGGAACGGCCGCCACCGACCCCGTGGACCTGCGCGCCGTGGCCCAGCTGGCCCTGGCCGACGTGGCCCCCGCCGCCCAGGTGCGCGGCATGGATGTGGGCCTGCTCGATTCCGACGCCGCCACCGTGCCCGGCAACGCCGAGGCCCTGCGCATGCTGGCGCGCAACCTGCTCGACAACGCCATCAAATACACTCCGCCCGGCGGCCGGGTGGACCTGCAGGTGCGCGCCGACAACGGCCATGCCGTGCTCACGGTGGAAGACAGCGGCCCGGGCATCGCCCCCGAACACCGCGAGCGCGTGATGCAGCGTTTTGTGCGCGAAACCGCCGATGGCGCTCCCGGCAGCGGCCTGGGCCTGGCCATCGTGCAGGCCATCGCGCAAGGCCATGGCGCCACCGTGCAACTGGGGGCCTCGCCGCGCCTGGGCGGCTTGCTGGTGACCGTGCGGTTTGGTGCAGGTCTGCTGGCGGCAACCCCCCTGGACGCAGGCGCCATGGGCTGA
- a CDS encoding Lrp/AsnC family transcriptional regulator: MPTPPPLDRFDLAILDILQTDNTTPQRVIAQAVNLSAPAVQRRIRRLHDSGVIRANVAVLDPVKVGMPLTIVLEVHLENERPDRTAPLRARIAAEGAVQQCYSVTGEADYLLVVTVASMADYEALTQRLFEGDDNVRRFRTSVALGSLKSGLRVPLDKALA; this comes from the coding sequence ATGCCCACCCCGCCCCCGCTCGACCGCTTCGACCTCGCGATCCTGGACATCCTGCAGACCGACAACACCACGCCCCAGCGGGTGATTGCGCAGGCGGTGAACCTGTCGGCGCCCGCCGTGCAGCGGCGCATCCGGCGGCTGCACGACAGCGGCGTCATCCGCGCCAACGTGGCCGTGCTCGACCCGGTGAAAGTGGGCATGCCGCTGACCATCGTGCTGGAGGTGCACCTGGAGAACGAGCGCCCCGACCGCACCGCCCCGCTGCGCGCGCGCATCGCGGCCGAGGGCGCGGTGCAGCAGTGCTACAGCGTGACGGGGGAGGCCGACTACCTGCTGGTGGTCACCGTGGCGTCGATGGCGGACTACGAGGCCCTGACGCAGCGGCTGTTCGAGGGGGATGACAATGTGCGGCGCTTTCGCACCTCGGTGGCACTGGGCAGCCTCAAGTCGGGGCTGCGGGTGCCGCTGGACAAGGCGCTGGCCTGA
- a CDS encoding 2-dehydropantoate 2-reductase, whose translation MHFIVLGAGAIGCYVGGRLAAHGQPVCLVGRPHALEPIAQQGLKVTDLDGFDRTVPVSALRLASTLADAAPGADSIILLCVKSGATESAARELAAACAAGTPVISLQNGVDNVACVAALAPGLNVLAGMVPYNVVLRGAQVHRATAGHLQLQRDAATERIAPVFDAAGLATVLPADIRAVQWGKLLLNLNNPVNALSDLPLRQELLDRDCRRVFAALQTEALRVMARAGITPAQVTAVSPTLLPHVLRLPNWLFTRLAKRMLQIDAKARSSMWDDLEAGRVTEIDALSGAVVRLAAQHGAQAPLNARMCELLGGPRQRLSGKQMRRALGL comes from the coding sequence ATGCACTTCATCGTTCTCGGCGCAGGCGCCATTGGCTGTTATGTGGGGGGGCGCCTGGCAGCGCACGGCCAGCCGGTCTGCCTGGTGGGGCGCCCGCATGCGCTGGAGCCCATCGCCCAGCAGGGCTTGAAGGTGACGGACCTGGACGGGTTCGACCGCACCGTGCCCGTGTCTGCGCTGCGGCTGGCCTCCACGCTGGCCGACGCCGCCCCCGGTGCCGACAGCATCATCCTGCTGTGCGTCAAGAGCGGCGCCACCGAGTCCGCCGCGCGCGAACTGGCGGCGGCCTGCGCGGCCGGCACCCCCGTCATCTCGCTGCAGAACGGCGTGGACAACGTGGCCTGCGTGGCGGCGCTGGCCCCCGGCCTGAACGTGCTGGCGGGCATGGTGCCGTACAACGTGGTGCTGCGTGGCGCCCAGGTGCACCGCGCCACCGCGGGGCATCTGCAGCTGCAGCGCGACGCCGCCACCGAGCGCATCGCGCCGGTGTTCGATGCGGCGGGCCTGGCCACCGTGCTGCCCGCCGACATCCGCGCGGTGCAGTGGGGCAAGCTGCTGCTCAACCTGAACAACCCGGTCAATGCGCTGTCGGACCTGCCCTTGCGGCAGGAACTGCTCGACCGCGACTGCCGCCGCGTCTTCGCCGCCCTGCAGACCGAGGCGCTGCGCGTGATGGCGCGCGCGGGCATCACCCCCGCCCAGGTCACCGCCGTGTCGCCCACGCTGCTGCCCCATGTGCTGCGCCTGCCCAACTGGCTGTTCACCCGGCTGGCCAAACGCATGCTGCAGATCGACGCCAAGGCGCGCTCGTCGATGTGGGACGACCTGGAAGCCGGGCGCGTGACCGAGATCGATGCGCTCAGCGGCGCGGTGGTGCGGCTGGCGGCGCAGCATGGGGCACAGGCACCGCTCAACGCGCGCATGTGCGAACTGCTCGGCGGCCCGCGCCAGCGGCTGAGCGGCAAGCAGATGCGGCGGGCGCTAGGGCTGTGA
- a CDS encoding EamA family transporter, producing the protein MTASRFQRFFPFLAVLGSVTALGIGTSWAKQLLFPAVGAQGTTALRVGFSAVLVLLLWRPWRWRLSRADAAALACYGAALGGMNLMFYMSLRTLPFGLAVAIEFSGPLAVAIWSSRRAVDFVWVALAMAGLGMLLPLGLNGSTLDPVGVLYALGAAVFWALYIVFGKRAGHLHAGHSVSLGLLVAALVVVPVGVAHAGAALLSPALLLIGVAVAAVSSAIPISLEMMALKRLPKEAFGIMISMEPAVAAVLAVGLLDEHLSLLQWLAIGCIVAASMGSAFTAGRSAAPGHAAPHPA; encoded by the coding sequence ATGACCGCGTCGCGCTTTCAACGATTCTTTCCCTTCCTGGCTGTTCTGGGCTCCGTCACCGCCCTGGGCATTGGCACGTCCTGGGCCAAGCAGCTGCTGTTTCCCGCCGTGGGCGCGCAGGGCACGACCGCCTTGCGCGTGGGTTTTTCCGCCGTGCTGGTGCTGCTGCTGTGGCGGCCGTGGCGCTGGCGGCTGTCGCGCGCGGATGCCGCAGCCCTTGCCTGCTATGGCGCGGCGCTCGGGGGGATGAACCTGATGTTCTACATGTCGCTGCGCACGCTGCCGTTTGGCCTGGCCGTGGCCATCGAGTTCTCGGGGCCCCTGGCGGTGGCCATCTGGTCGTCGCGCCGCGCGGTGGATTTCGTGTGGGTGGCCCTGGCGATGGCCGGGCTGGGCATGCTGCTGCCGCTGGGGCTCAACGGCAGCACGCTGGACCCGGTGGGGGTGCTGTATGCCCTGGGCGCGGCCGTGTTCTGGGCGCTGTACATCGTGTTCGGCAAGCGCGCCGGGCACCTGCACGCGGGGCATTCGGTATCGCTGGGTCTTCTGGTGGCGGCGCTGGTGGTGGTGCCGGTGGGCGTGGCGCATGCGGGCGCTGCGCTGCTGTCGCCGGCCTTGCTGCTCATCGGGGTGGCGGTGGCGGCGGTCTCCAGCGCCATTCCGATCTCGCTGGAGATGATGGCGCTCAAGCGCCTGCCCAAGGAGGCTTTCGGCATCATGATCAGCATGGAGCCCGCCGTGGCCGCCGTGCTGGCCGTGGGCCTGCTGGACGAGCACCTGAGCCTGCTGCAATGGCTGGCCATCGGCTGCATCGTGGCGGCGTCGATGGGAAGCGCGTTCACGGCGGGGCGGTCCGCCGCACCGGGGCACGCCGCGCCGCATCCGGCCTGA
- a CDS encoding GFA family protein has translation MTPADFHGRKELHASCHCGAVKFTLLLTDGLRSARRCNCSYCGMRGAVAVSVNLDDVHVHAGEDKLTLYQFNTGQAKHYFCSVCGIYTFHSRRSVPTQYGVNVACIDGLSPFDFDEVPVLEGRSHPKDRPGGVPTTAGWITYRANSDHHS, from the coding sequence TTGACCCCAGCTGATTTCCACGGCCGCAAAGAGCTTCACGCCAGTTGCCATTGCGGCGCAGTGAAGTTCACTTTGCTGTTGACCGATGGATTGCGCAGCGCGCGCCGGTGCAACTGCTCGTACTGCGGCATGCGGGGCGCGGTAGCAGTCTCTGTCAACCTGGATGACGTTCATGTGCATGCGGGTGAGGACAAACTGACGCTCTATCAATTCAACACCGGACAGGCCAAGCACTATTTCTGCTCCGTGTGCGGGATATACACCTTTCACTCCCGGCGTTCCGTGCCCACGCAGTATGGTGTGAACGTCGCCTGCATCGATGGGCTCAGCCCGTTCGACTTTGACGAGGTGCCTGTGCTGGAAGGTCGCAGCCATCCAAAAGATCGTCCGGGCGGCGTGCCGACTACCGCGGGCTGGATCACTTACCGCGCCAACTCCGATCACCACAGCTGA